In the Hyphomonadaceae bacterium BL14 genome, one interval contains:
- the ruvX gene encoding Holliday junction resolvase RuvX, producing MAVDPGARTLGVAVCNGDRTLVTALTTIWRTKFTEDAAALLKLYDARTCAGLVVGLPLHMDGGDGRRSQSARSFVTNLLRLRDLPVCYQDERLTTFDASERLSEAGVKLHEQKARIDAEAAASILRAALDEIARGGATP from the coding sequence ATGGCGGTTGATCCCGGTGCCAGGACGCTGGGCGTGGCGGTGTGCAATGGCGACCGCACGCTGGTCACGGCCCTGACCACGATCTGGCGGACGAAATTCACCGAGGACGCTGCCGCCCTGCTCAAACTCTATGATGCGCGCACCTGCGCCGGGCTGGTGGTTGGCCTGCCGCTGCACATGGATGGCGGAGACGGGCGGCGCTCCCAGTCAGCGCGCTCCTTCGTGACCAATCTGCTGCGTCTGCGCGACCTGCCGGTGTGCTATCAGGACGAGCGCCTGACCACGTTTGACGCATCGGAGCGCCTGTCCGAAGCCGGCGTGAAGCTGCACGAACAAAAAGCGCGCATCGACGCCGAGGCTGCCGCCAGCATATTGCGCGCGGCGCTGGACGAGATCGCACGTGGCGGAGCCACTCCGTGA
- a CDS encoding alginate export family protein yields MNMFGVTVSAVSVMASAVIVTAPSAASSAEEASQASFGLSGSLRLRHETLNARYRAGGSGSDQHASWALRILGEYDAGPVTFGAELLDARTWMTDSGSVLPASSVNALELYQAYVIVRPAEGTRVQLGRYNVTIGSGRLAAQNGYVNSPNSFAGARLGHKFNDDWTLDAFYGSPVPILPRDRNALLNNTARLDEVDWDTRFWAAHFTRANLPGGLIAEGYLFGLNHANGTDTYSPGARLRRNASPGHTDFEAEATFQTGSRPVAGGRQDIRAGMVHLSAGYTFQDDWRTRVSAQFVYASGDETGGDFNRFNSMYGGRRGDFGPTAIFGPVGRENLVTSGVRYQSRRGPVDFQARVQDVRLATSDDSWAKAGLRDATGQSGRRIGIVADAYAGYNFASANTRLEVGAAVLAKGRFARNAPNAPDSSDVVYTYIALTRSF; encoded by the coding sequence ATGAACATGTTTGGCGTGACTGTGTCGGCGGTTTCAGTAATGGCGTCGGCGGTGATTGTAACTGCGCCCTCGGCGGCATCTTCTGCCGAAGAGGCCTCGCAGGCTTCGTTCGGTTTGTCGGGGTCGCTCCGGCTTCGTCATGAAACCTTGAACGCACGCTACCGTGCTGGTGGGTCCGGGTCTGACCAGCACGCGTCCTGGGCTCTGCGCATTCTGGGTGAATATGACGCCGGTCCCGTGACGTTTGGCGCAGAGCTACTGGATGCGCGTACCTGGATGACCGATTCCGGGTCTGTGCTGCCAGCCAGCTCGGTGAATGCGCTGGAGCTGTACCAGGCCTATGTCATTGTGCGCCCGGCCGAAGGCACGCGCGTTCAACTGGGCCGGTACAATGTGACGATCGGGTCAGGACGCCTTGCCGCGCAGAACGGCTACGTGAACTCGCCCAACAGCTTTGCCGGCGCGCGCCTCGGGCACAAGTTCAACGATGACTGGACGCTGGATGCCTTTTATGGCTCGCCCGTGCCCATTCTGCCGCGTGACCGCAATGCGCTGCTGAACAACACCGCCCGTCTGGACGAGGTGGACTGGGACACGCGGTTCTGGGCCGCACACTTCACGCGGGCCAACCTCCCCGGCGGCCTGATCGCGGAAGGGTATCTGTTCGGCCTCAATCATGCCAACGGGACCGACACGTATTCGCCGGGTGCGCGCCTGCGCCGCAATGCGAGCCCCGGCCACACCGATTTCGAGGCGGAAGCGACCTTCCAGACCGGGTCGCGGCCTGTTGCGGGCGGACGTCAGGACATCCGGGCCGGCATGGTGCACCTGTCTGCCGGCTATACTTTCCAGGATGACTGGCGCACGCGGGTTTCGGCTCAGTTCGTCTATGCGAGCGGCGACGAGACGGGTGGAGACTTCAACCGCTTCAATTCGATGTATGGTGGCCGCCGGGGTGATTTCGGCCCGACCGCCATTTTCGGGCCGGTGGGGCGTGAAAACCTCGTCACGTCGGGCGTTCGCTACCAGAGCCGGCGCGGGCCGGTGGATTTCCAGGCGCGTGTCCAGGATGTCCGGCTCGCCACGTCTGATGACTCCTGGGCTAAGGCAGGGCTGCGCGACGCCACAGGCCAGAGCGGACGCCGCATCGGGATCGTGGCCGATGCCTATGCCGGGTATAACTTCGCTTCGGCCAACACGCGTCTTGAAGTGGGCGCGGCTGTGCTCGCCAAGGGCCGGTTCGCCCGGAATGCTCCGAACGCCCCGGATTCCAGCGATGTCGTCTACACCTATATTGCACTGACGCGCAGCTTCTAA
- a CDS encoding TonB-dependent receptor: MIRSVPSARVRLCAAVSLAALIGAATAPAGAQEATSEAAGTARDVITITAGRASGAGALDRPVARLTRDDLRASGQEDLGRALVFNPVIAGSEFNDDPGTQNNTSGTASVNLRGLGLGASLVLINGQRQTITSVAADDGSTFVDMNALVPDIAIARVEILKDGASPLHGSDALAGVINVITRDGFEGLELVLEGRRPDSFGGAGASGQAAMIAGRGFGAVHLMGAVSARRTDGVEGFETDFVPGTGISTLGQPGSYYIQVPGGGFALTNPSGGPVPVLDRDCAAAGGSPLVLGAATPFGDPGLCQLDFGQFFSLVPDETRINALSALTADLGEAVLTVRAGLAYSELSRGNSPSLPALNFPTIPVANPGNYLGADVTWLGRPLGVNAGAARRQFEHLTWRLDSEFTAPFSAFARDWEGRISASWSANALDATITDTVASRLSLALNGVGGPACPAGAAAGDSGCFWFNPFGSGALVTDPSDPRYNDPALLDWLVQEDLRQSEASLGVLDASAQAPALFTMPAGPVSLAVGAQVRRERLSVEHSDLFNADAFQFIVGGPDFSGSRSVTSVYAETLIPLTTRTRLQAAARHEALDSFSSLDPKLSIAHDVSGTLTVSAGWARSFRAPSLHQQISATTSLQSLNTGAASSFLPVRTVGAPGLRPEQADTFTAGAAAQAGGWNARLDLWRIEVEDVIVRESAQAILIAASDGAGGFNDPRVEVSTAGNVTLVRAAYVNAPSVTTQGLDLMLTRAPIETNRFGAFGAGFEGVWIERYSFADPVLNRTIEAAGNRNFTNAARSLPRLRATAWLDWSAGAWSARLQTRHISAYDNDEGAGGRVGAWTVADLQAGWRVETHGRGYQVTLGALNITDEAAPSVPTPLGYDTKVHDARGRIAYLRLAVTR, from the coding sequence CTGGCGGCCCTGATCGGTGCCGCCACCGCGCCGGCGGGGGCGCAGGAGGCCACGTCCGAGGCAGCTGGAACGGCACGCGATGTGATCACCATTACAGCCGGGCGGGCATCGGGCGCAGGCGCGCTGGACCGGCCCGTGGCGCGCCTCACCCGGGACGATTTGCGCGCGAGCGGCCAGGAGGATCTGGGCCGGGCGCTGGTGTTCAACCCGGTGATTGCGGGCTCGGAATTCAATGATGATCCGGGCACCCAGAACAACACGTCGGGCACGGCGAGCGTCAATCTGCGCGGGCTGGGGCTGGGCGCGTCTCTCGTGCTGATCAATGGCCAGCGCCAGACCATCACCAGCGTGGCCGCCGATGATGGCTCGACCTTTGTGGACATGAATGCGCTGGTGCCCGATATCGCCATAGCGCGCGTGGAAATCCTCAAAGACGGTGCCTCGCCGCTGCACGGATCGGACGCACTGGCCGGCGTCATCAACGTGATCACCCGCGATGGGTTTGAAGGCCTCGAGCTGGTTCTGGAGGGCCGCCGACCCGACAGCTTCGGCGGCGCAGGCGCCAGCGGCCAGGCAGCGATGATCGCCGGACGCGGCTTTGGCGCGGTGCATCTGATGGGTGCCGTCTCGGCGCGCCGCACCGATGGGGTGGAGGGCTTCGAGACTGATTTCGTCCCGGGCACCGGCATTTCGACGCTGGGCCAGCCGGGTTCCTATTACATCCAGGTGCCAGGCGGCGGATTTGCGCTGACCAATCCGTCCGGCGGGCCGGTGCCGGTCCTGGACCGCGACTGTGCAGCGGCCGGCGGCTCGCCGCTGGTGCTGGGTGCGGCGACGCCGTTTGGTGATCCGGGCCTGTGCCAGCTGGATTTCGGCCAGTTCTTCTCGCTTGTTCCGGATGAGACGCGGATCAATGCCCTTTCCGCCCTCACCGCAGATCTGGGCGAGGCGGTGCTCACAGTGCGGGCCGGGCTGGCTTATTCAGAGCTGTCGCGGGGCAATTCACCATCACTCCCGGCGCTGAACTTTCCCACCATTCCGGTTGCCAATCCCGGTAATTACCTGGGCGCGGATGTGACCTGGCTGGGGCGTCCGCTGGGGGTCAATGCCGGCGCAGCCCGGCGCCAGTTCGAGCATCTGACCTGGCGCCTGGACAGCGAGTTCACCGCCCCGTTCAGCGCCTTTGCGCGCGACTGGGAGGGGCGGATCAGCGCCAGCTGGTCGGCCAATGCGCTGGACGCCACCATTACCGACACTGTCGCCTCACGCCTGTCGCTGGCGCTCAATGGCGTCGGCGGGCCGGCCTGTCCGGCGGGCGCGGCGGCCGGCGATTCCGGATGCTTCTGGTTCAACCCGTTCGGGTCGGGCGCGCTGGTCACCGACCCGTCTGACCCGCGCTATAATGATCCGGCGCTGCTGGATTGGCTGGTGCAGGAGGATTTGCGTCAGTCCGAAGCGAGCCTCGGCGTGCTGGACGCCTCGGCGCAAGCCCCTGCCCTGTTCACGATGCCCGCCGGCCCGGTTTCGCTGGCGGTGGGCGCGCAGGTGCGCCGCGAGCGCCTGTCGGTGGAGCATAGCGATCTGTTCAACGCCGACGCCTTCCAGTTCATCGTCGGCGGGCCGGACTTTTCCGGCTCGCGCAGCGTGACCAGCGTGTACGCTGAAACCCTGATCCCGCTCACCACGCGCACCCGCCTGCAGGCAGCAGCGCGGCATGAGGCGCTGGACTCGTTCTCCTCGCTCGATCCCAAGCTGTCCATTGCCCATGATGTCAGCGGGACCCTGACCGTGTCGGCGGGCTGGGCGCGGTCCTTCCGTGCGCCGTCGCTGCACCAGCAGATATCAGCGACCACCTCGCTGCAATCGCTCAATACCGGCGCGGCCAGCAGCTTCCTGCCCGTGCGTACGGTCGGCGCGCCGGGCCTGCGCCCGGAACAGGCCGACACCTTTACCGCCGGTGCCGCGGCACAGGCGGGCGGGTGGAACGCGCGGCTCGATCTGTGGCGCATCGAGGTAGAGGACGTGATCGTGCGTGAAAGCGCGCAGGCCATTCTGATCGCCGCCAGCGATGGCGCGGGCGGCTTTAATGACCCGCGTGTCGAGGTGTCGACCGCTGGCAATGTAACGCTGGTGCGCGCGGCTTATGTCAATGCGCCGTCGGTCACCACTCAAGGGCTGGACCTGATGCTGACGCGCGCGCCCATCGAGACCAACCGCTTCGGCGCGTTCGGCGCGGGTTTCGAGGGCGTGTGGATCGAGCGCTACAGCTTTGCCGATCCGGTGCTGAACCGCACCATAGAGGCCGCCGGCAACCGCAATTTCACCAACGCCGCCCGCTCACTGCCCCGCCTGCGCGCCACAGCCTGGCTCGACTGGAGCGCAGGCGCGTGGAGCGCACGCCTGCAGACCCGCCACATCTCCGCCTATGACAATGATGAAGGCGCAGGCGGACGCGTGGGTGCCTGGACGGTGGCCGATCTGCAGGCCGGCTGGCGCGTTGAGACCCACGGGCGCGGCTATCAGGTGACGCTGGGCGCGCTCAACATCACCGATGAGGCCGCGCCGTCCGTGCCGACGCCGCTGGGCTATGACACCAAGGTGCATGATGCGCGCGGCCGTATCGCCTATCTGCGTCTGGCCGTAACGCGCTAG